In Gemmatimonadota bacterium, one genomic interval encodes:
- a CDS encoding amidohydrolase family protein, with protein sequence MPGASLHWELEFFVQAGIPPLEVLRIATQEAAAAVGAGDDLGTLEVGKLADIVLLDANPLEDIRNTQTIWRVIKGGWVFDPEELRPPSGN encoded by the coding sequence ATCCCCGGTGCGTCCCTTCATTGGGAGCTGGAATTCTTCGTTCAAGCCGGCATCCCGCCGCTGGAAGTGTTGCGCATCGCCACACAAGAGGCTGCTGCCGCCGTGGGTGCCGGTGACGACCTCGGCACGCTGGAAGTCGGCAAGCTCGCTGACATCGTCTTGCTCGACGCGAATCCGCTGGAAGACATTCGCAACACGCAGACCATCTGGCGGGTGATCAAGGGCGGGTGGGTGTTCGATCCGGAGGAGTTGAGGCCGCCGTCGGGTAACTGA